TTCTGCTGAATTTCTGTCTCCTTTGCCTTTTCTTTTGACCAGAAAGGACAAGGACAACCATTCTACCACCTTTGCCTTGAAAAATCAGTCATTTTCATAcctgtaaaattaatttaatatatatgatAAATATTTTGATTTGCATCTCTTAGTTtagataaaatattttaaatttgaattctcTTTGATATTATTCACTTTAAATTTTGAACTTTAAGGGTTTCGATTGATTTGCACTCGTTATCGATTTGATAAGAGTTAGGTCTTATGTTTTATTATAAGTGAGAGTCAAATATAGAGATCTACGAACTCTCAATTTACGAATTCTCGATCTCTATGCGAGAGATATCTGATCTTCCAAAGATCGGTCAgactatataaatataattattcaaaTTCTTAACAAATAAAAGATTAAGAGATTGACATATCGAATAAGAGATCGTAATAACATAGATAAAATAGTTGTCTTAGAATACGGTTAGTATGATCTTCATCAGAAATTATATTATTCAATGACGTACGGCTACATATAAGTCCGAGATTGAAATAAAATCTCGAGAATCACGCTAAAATATCACACATCACCATATAAAAAAAAGCCTCTTTTCGATATATAATTGGAATACTATTTCATTACTATCTCAATATATTCACTAATTTAAGTGTTAGAGTAGCTATTGAATAGCTACCAACCTATTTTAGGCTACTCAAGGTCCTAATATCCATTGTTTAGTGGCTGAGATAACCATGACAACATCACTCTTTAATTAAGAAAAAAGATCAATATAGAAGGTTCTTAGTCAAAGATAATAATGCAATAGAATTTTTGTCCATTAGCATTTgactattaatttttcatttcaatttcaattttacttgatttcaattttaatatttacTCCAATTCCATAATGCGAATCAATAAAACTTTATTGTGAGAACAGTAAAAGGTTGAAAAATATTAATGGTGAGATAGCAGTAAAACGGTAGCAGGCTTTTTCTACGTCAAGTCATCAGATTTATGGGTACATATAGTTATCACTCTTAACTGTTGCCTGATAGGAAATACATTACTTCACCAATGCACAAACACTTGCACGTACTACAATTGTTAGTTGTTGTGCCTCATTAATTAACATTCACttcaaaaaaataataagataaaatttttcataaattattattattaatattattttgagatatGGCAATCAAATTTTACACCTTATAAAAGTAAATTTATGAACATCGCCACATAATTTTTTTCTTGTTGATTGTCTTTCACATGTCTTATTGAGATATCTATACGATTATAATCAAATCAAGGAATACTATCTAtgggctatatatatatatatcagaagattcataaataataataataataataataataataataataataataataatatttttggtaattataaaattaaaatttaaacttagCTATTTTTAAGttctttttaattataaaacacattatttttttaataaaattactatctaatataaaaataatatatacaaaaatcttaaattttgtagtttttttataattatatcttaaactttttttttcaaCAAAAATACCATGAAGTATTAACTTTATTACAATTATATCTTACTGTCTATTTTACTTTATTGTCTATTTtactattaattataataaacatTGCTAcattagtatagaaaaatatttaaaaaaattccaAAATTTGCCTTTTTTATAATTGTatctcaaattatttttttaataaatatactctaaactttgaatttcactaTAATTGAATCTTACCATTAGTTGTTCCGTTTAATGCTAACAAAGATGCTAAGTCAATACTTTTAATCCCTCAAAATAAcactaattaaacttaatttacAATAAGAAAAAAACATTTATAGTAAAACTACACTACTTTCACCGAGAACACACAAGTTCATTTTTCATCTTCCCACTTCTTAGCTACTACCTTTCCTCAACCTTTACATCTCATAAAGCCATTTGATATTAATCTCTTACACCCATTCACTCCATTACCATTGACTAATGCGCTTACTCTTCTCTTATTGCATCAGACCATATAACATTTCTCTCAATCATTTTTCATCACTTCAATAAGTTATTATCTCTGTGATGCTCATCTTTGCCCAACTCAGTTCTACCCTATGAAAACTCAACTTCACTTTCCATCAGCATCTCCTCTCATCAACTCAACCGACTCACATTAGGGTTTGTATTAttataatttgaatttaattatttttaatttaaagattAGAAGTATTCACTCGACACCTCTATTAATATTTACCGTGACAACTAAGGGTATATTGAATTGTAATGAATTTCAAAGTTTaacatatatttataaaaaagatttaggatataattataaaaaaaaataaagttgtcACTGTTATAATTAACGGAGAAATAAATAACAAGTATAATagtaaataagttaaaaatttaaggtatttttattaaaaaaatatttaaaatacaaTTATAAAAAAGAAGAATGAAATATATGGTCGGTCGGTCCGGCAATCTAACTTGCGTGAGAATCCAAATCTTGCTGTtgatattctttttgctctacaTCATTTCTTTATTTTTGTTCAGTTTAGCTGTGCTACAGCTGGCTTACCATAGATTTCTAACGATTAACCAATcggaaatttttatttaaatttaatttattataaattttaaataaaaatatattatcttCATCCTATATTTTATaccttaaatttataattaatcaaatctaaattaaaaaaaaatctcaaattaaTAAGTTTTTTTTAGTAAACgactaattaaattaataactatttatattatatgaaaatttttctctaaatttatttgaattcaaaatttatatatatataatttttttcctaATATTGCTGCATAATATATTATGAGAAAAAGTTGATCTGTCAGAACAATagtaaattaaattaacaaaaaattttaTACTTATTATTTTTTACATGATAATTAATGAATAATGCCGCTCATATTAATAGGAAattacttaataatttttttctaattaatttccttttcttaattaataaattcattttcatccattttaattataaaaagcaATTGCTTACTTGCTCaagtaataataaattaattattaattaaattaatataaaaaatttgatatttattatcttttatacaacaattagtaaaaaaaaaaaacgccATCGAATTTGATTTCACTTccttaattaagaaattaatattTACCCATTTTAATAGGAAATTCCTCAACTTAGCTTATTTAATTTCCTTtctttcattaattaataaattagttttcaccaatattaataagaaatttGTTAACTAGTGTATAGCCttgtcacgacctaacctatgggccggaccagcactaagacctgggccaacctaaagcccccgagacccgtagtaagcctaactattcctcaacccaactctaaggcacatttgggcccaatttcaagaattcaaccggacagagtccgaccataaaatggaccattcaatggggagtttttgactcgcccgacctgtaaacataatatataataaattggggagctcagctcaccctccacataattaaaatgtcataattcaaataggagctcagctccctcatccaatcccatcatgcatacagttaataattttataggtccaacataacttttataatacagccccaaaataaaaataagtgcttataacatatgcggagtctaaaatttaactcaattatacaaaatacattaaatactattaatggatctacgaagaagaagagcaggttagccacaataaataattctcctgtagcctggaaaaatagatgaacaagagtgagcgttcaactcagatagtaaaataccaattttaatcataatctctataactatctaaagctaatgcaccctgtggagtgaaatgcgacatcattataattttcatatcataacagcaaaaaggtaatttggagcactcacacattcaacactgtcaagcaatatatatatgggagctgatcccctatacaaccctcttaatccaacctctgccagcgagtgttttTCAAGTCGGACTtttacttaataaaccaaatgcggggtcctagcgagtgtctctatgtctaccccgaaggaccgagtcttagcaagtgtctctcaagccgtgtctactcgtcctgtccatatccaataccataccacacgcacgtcacgcacacacactgctccaaattaccacaaacaacattcatggcacttcaacaattatgaatgcaatataaaacgtgcctagtatttaactacatagatacaaatttataagtaatgcacgggtatgcttgaacatataataatatcgaaattacaattaaaattaatattttactcacaaacttaaaCTGAGGTCACTGCGATGGCTAGGCGggggaggaaggctgtcccggctcatctgataatttcattgcaattatttaatatatttgactcaatacaagtttagaaaagactaaagacaccctaagttgtgctgaaaattcggcagagtctcccctatacctatgacttacccaacctgtaaaatggttcaaataacatttttaaactcaactcatatctcatcatcattatatggcccctcctgagccctcaaaactaagcaataatcacaacatcagacaactcaattataagatttcaaaactaatatttttaaaaaattatccaaactaactttaaaaattctataaacttgccccgcgatccttaataatattataaggctattgcaataagaatcgtaattttcttaccatccacaaatattttataaattttattcgaacccagtacaaggcaaaaattaagtaatgtagagttcgataTTATCTATGCCAACGCATCCGTAGCATATAATCTTAACAATGGTTCCATCGAATTTtcacgaaatgaaagtacatacgcgaagtccacaataccagagttagaataaaatatatatatatatatatatatatatatatatatatatatataataattatttaaaaattagggatgttacaagcctaattaataaaaaaatattttctttaattgTTTCTATATGCATATGTGATTATGTAAACAAATATCatatttgatattttaattatttttattaatagaaaattttattTCCTGTATAAATtaagaacatactattttagttaatatagttttaaaatttGATATAAATAAAATAGATCATAAAATTAAGATATGTAGTAATTAACtataaaatataaaagtattactTATTATAAAatgcataaaaaatttaaatatataaaaaataatacaattttaaaaaaataaaattcttaaatattatttaattttataatttatgagTGTCATTTTATTACTATTTCTTTcacacaataaaaaaaatttaaaatttattatttaaaattattttaaaaaattaattgacaTGCATATAAATAGACTTAAAAATATATctacatataaataaaataaatcaaatctaaataaatttttttaatatatatataatttaaaaagttTACTTTTTAATTTCGAAAGAGTGTAATTAACCGTATCGATAAATGAATTTATTATAACAAaagtttatatatgtatatataaattaaatatgtaatatttcACTAATCCTCCATTGTAAGATTCGAATCTGAGCTCGGAGATTTGGATAAGTGCTGCATATATAAAAATACTGTTGATGCTGACTtttgaggggaaaaaaaaaataaataaaagggagcGACTTCCTCTTCTGTTTCGTAGTAAGGATCAATAAATAGGACAGGTCATAAGAGCCATTAGCTTTGTTCAaatcgtctctctctctctctctctctctctctctctctctctctctctctctctcttttctgtgAATGGAAATGTGTGTCCAGTGCTTCCGCAGAAACGTTTGCTTCCTCCGATAAATTTTCCACCCACTTTTCTGCAGAATACCTATCAATCACCGGATCTATCTCTGCAGGCAGCCAACACTCAACATGCTTCGATCATTAGCCAGGTCTTGAATCTTTCCTATGCAGTTTTATTTCTTCTCTTTTCATTTGATTATTAATTTACTTTCTTTCTCTTGTTTATGCTTATAAATTTCTCTAAACTAATTAACAGAGGCTTCAAGAACCTGGTCATCCATGATTCTTTGGCTAAGCATGCAAGATCTTATTCCATGCCCACTTCTAAAAGGTAAGTTCATATCAACTGTTAcaatgctatatatatatatctctgcAATATCTTTTTGATGCTTAATTATAAGTCAGCAGTAGATCATGGGCTTCAACTCCATGTCTGTCTagctattttcaatttttttttttaaattcatgattttaaaaaccatgtttaaaaaaaaaaaaagctgtaaAAACGATTATAGTATTAATAAGTTCAATTTatccattttttttaaaaaatttgtaaaaataaaaaataattgtttATCTATACTCATCATTCTAGTAATCTTCTACATAATGCATGCAATATTAATCCTTCTAATCTGGAAAATTATATAAACTCATTTTCACCTTAATTAATTCCTcctctttaatttaaaaaaaaaatgaaattcatgATGTAATGTTTGGAGTaggggaaagaaaatgaaaatcttTGGGTATTTTTTATACTCGACTAGTATAAGGAAACTATAATTTTAATAACAAATGCAAATCAATGAGATGCatttatattaaaattgtaattttcctTACTAATAGAGtacattaaataaattttaatgaatgtatatttatacttattaaaaaaattattaattataaatttcatcctgtttatttaattaattttattttaattaatagcaCAAATTAAAGAGCGAATATTTTTATGGGTGAAATTCAAATTTGTGTATTAATAAGTCCAATCCATGAATTGGCCAGAAGAAGTTTTCTGCAAGTGTTTGGCAGAAACCTGCCATAATTTTGGCATCATGCATGCTCTCATTCCGCAGATCTGGCAAACCCATCTCATTGCCTCCCAATAAATTTCATAGTGAGCAGTTATTCCATGTCACATAAGGTGTAAAATAACAAACAAATAATAGATTAACACGTatacaaatttaattattgatttcTTTTTAACTGTGAGATTTAAAATTCGACTaagattattaaaaaaataataaaaaccttttatatctaaaaaaaaaatattaattaatgctGAAGCTAAATTAATAAGCAATGCTGGAAACTAAACGTTACATTGCGCTCTGTATGCACATGTAAACTGAACATCTGCCAGATTTCATGCATGCTTCTTCTTAAttattttttccctttttttttttttaattcttgttaGCAAGTGAAACTAACTTATTAATAAattcttttaaaaatattataaattagagTAAATTGTTGATGTTTTATGATAATATTAATTAGTCAATTTTTGACTAATTAATATTATctgttattttaattatttgaatttttattattttactttattttattattattgttttggTGTGTGGGAAATCTTAGAGATAAATGCTATGTATTGGGATGAGATGTTTATGGGGTTTCtataattaagtgtttaaatttgGTATGGTCCCCAATGAGCACATATTCTTTGTTGACTTTATCAAGAAAATGTTCTCCATAATTTCATATCATTATTAGCTTCACAAATTATTATTGCACTTTTGAAATAAGGTGGAATAATggctttttatctctttttttagAGTCTATAAAAatgttataatttcaaacataattttttttaatttttacataattatttataaaattacttttataaaaaataataattattataataataataatccaatATATATAATAGGTCCtactatatttttaaataaaatccatCATAATGTTAAATTATTTATCATGTATATATACATTTGAGTGCTAAGAATTTCCCATTAAATCTCTTATTGGTTTGAAACATAGGAATAAGAGCCCTATAAAAATATAGAAATCCCATATTGAACACAGAGTAAATTTATATGGATtttgtataaaattaaaaattctcttaaaattattataattttattatatttttaatgataatttatttttatcactaACTTTTATatatcttttttaaaaaattaaaatataggaatatatattattttaatcattATGGACATTTATGTTTTATAGGTAGTCCTCACCTCTTGTCTactcaattattattattcttgAATATGACAAGACTCCGTTTTTGACTCATCACATGCAATGTTTTTCATTTTGGGTGCTCATTAATTTTGATTCCtttgcttttttattttttttttaattaattaagcagGTTAGAAGGTAAAGTAGCCCTAATAACTGGGGGTGCAAGTGGGCTTGGCAAGGCCACTGCCCATGAATTCATTCAACATGGAGCCCAAGTCGTAATTGTCGATATTGATTCTGAGTTGGGCCAAAATGTTGCCAATGATCTGGGCCCTGCAGCCCATTTTGTCCAGTGTGATGTTTCTGTGGAGGCCCAAGTAAAAGAAGCCGTAGAGATTGCGGTTGCGCGTCATGGTAAACTCGACATAATGTACAACAACGCCGGGATAACAGGTCCGTCCGTACCGCCGAGCATCGTAGACCTCGACCTTGGAGAGTTCGACAGGGTAATGCAAGTCAACGTTCGGGGCACGATTGCAGGAATAAAGCATGCAGCCCGAGTAATGATACCCGCGGGCTCCGGGTCCATTCTATGTACATCTAGCATATGTGGGGTATTGGGTGGGCTTGGCCCACATTCATACACAATATCAAAATATACAATGCCTGGGATAGTGAGGTCAATAGCAAGTGAGCTATGCAGAAATGGAATAAGGATCAATTGCATTTCACCAGGCCCAATTCCAACTCCGCTATCAGTGAGCCAAATAGGCCAATTCTACCCTGGAGCTACAAGGGAGAAGATAGTTGAGATTATAAATGGTCTTGGAGAGCTGAAGGGGGCAAACTGTGAAGAAATCGATGTGGCCAAGGCTGCCTTGTATTTGGCATCAGATGAAGCAAAGTACATAACTGGTCACAACCTTGTTGTTGATGGAGGATTCACTTGCTTTAAAAGTCTCAGCTTCCCTGCTCCTGATGAAATTGTGTAATATTTGGCATTTTCTTAAATGTTTAGCTCATTCTTCTTGTTtcttaataaaaaaaactaaaataataaCTTTTTTCATAATGAGAACATTCCGCTTCTTGCATTCACATATACGTGAGACCTTTTATAAATCATGGAAAGTGAATTTCTTACTGATTAGAGTTAAACTCTTTTGCGCTGATGAATCTCTAATGCAATTGATCCTTCTTGTAAGACGGCCTCTAAAAATATGAATGGCATGGTTAGCAATACGTTCAAGAGATCGCATCCATTTTCAGATATTTTCTTGGAACGCATTAAATCACCTAAAATGATATGTAATATGAAGAGGACTCGTCAAGTTCACATGGCTTTTAAGTAATCCAAAAGCAGCTTTTTCTTCTTGTATATAGTGCGAGGAATACAAATTCTGGTTCTTCATTGTTAAAGGTGAGAATGGTCATAAGAGATGATCTTCTCTTTTCTTATCTTCTTTAGCAGCAATGCGGGGAAGTTCAGGATGTCTTACCAAAGCAAATCAAAGCACTACTTCTTGATTCAGCTGGCTTTCATGGAATGATGTAACTCACAGTTTGTATATATGCAAATCATACCTACAAACTTCCTGCCCTATTTCCATTGATAAAAGGACGAGAAGCAGCTTGGACAAGCGTCCTGCTGAGATGGACAAGCAGCTTCCAAGCTCCTTTTGAAGTACTTGTTTGTGTGAGTCCAAGCTGTCCACATTAACAGGACGCTACTTAGCTGCAAAATCTATGCCCGTTCTTTTTAAAGAGGTGTCTAACTAGAAGCTTTCTCTAATCTTCTACCATTAGAATCTTTGGAAAATCGAAGCTTCCTTTGATTTCTAAGAgcaaaactctttcaaaactgttAAGAACTGACCAATAAATAAGCCTTCATTTCATTGGTCTACTGAATCCATGATAACAAAATGCAACCAGCATTTCTAAGACTCATCGTCTTTAAGTTAGTCTACATAATTATATCATTTTTGTTTACCCTTCGAATTTCAAATCGGGAAATtcttatttagatttaattcatTATGAACTTTAAACACGCACACATGGGAGTATATGAGTTACTGTAACAATACTCATACCCAAGTAATTGCAGACTGAGAAGAGGAATGGGAGTATAGGAGTTACTGTACCAGCACTCATATCCAAGCAATTGCTGACTGAGAGGAGTCTTGGCATATGCCTATAAATCCACACATACACGCGTCCATAACGATGTGGAAGTCCGAAAGCTCTGTCCTGGGCACGCTTTACATGGGACATCAACCAGACCACACCGGCCCACCCACAAACGATAACAAGGATTTTGGAGTTTTTTTTATAGTAAGGTGAAACACACGCATACACGGGAGTGTAAAAGTTACTGTACCAACACTCACACCAAGGCAATTGTGTATTTGGTAATGTGTTTGTGTATTTGGTACATATAGTTTTTCCTCTTTGTATCATTGCAAGGAAAAGATTGTTTTGGAGAAAAAAATTTGCTAGATTTTACTATAGCTTATGTTTGTAAACAGAAAGAAAAAGTCAattttttgcataccaaattagtTTTTTTTCCCTGTCtaaggaaaaatttttaaattataataatggaGAAATCCACCGTAATCAATGATGAATCA
This Hevea brasiliensis isolate MT/VB/25A 57/8 unplaced genomic scaffold, ASM3005281v1 Scaf1, whole genome shotgun sequence DNA region includes the following protein-coding sequences:
- the LOC110650230 gene encoding zerumbone synthase isoform X1, whose protein sequence is MLRSLARGFKNLVIHDSLAKHARSYSMPTSKSRLEGKVALITGGASGLGKATAHEFIQHGAQVVIVDIDSELGQNVANDLGPAAHFVQCDVSVEAQVKEAVEIAVARHGKLDIMYNNAGITGPSVPPSIVDLDLGEFDRVMQVNVRGTIAGIKHAARVMIPAGSGSILCTSSICGVLGGLGPHSYTISKYTMPGIVRSIASELCRNGIRINCISPGPIPTPLSVSQIGQFYPGATREKIVEIINGLGELKGANCEEIDVAKAALYLASDEAKYITGHNLVVDGGFTCFKSLSFPAPDEIV
- the LOC110650230 gene encoding zerumbone synthase isoform X2; amino-acid sequence: MLRSLARGFKNLVIHDSLAKHARSYSMPTSKRLEGKVALITGGASGLGKATAHEFIQHGAQVVIVDIDSELGQNVANDLGPAAHFVQCDVSVEAQVKEAVEIAVARHGKLDIMYNNAGITGPSVPPSIVDLDLGEFDRVMQVNVRGTIAGIKHAARVMIPAGSGSILCTSSICGVLGGLGPHSYTISKYTMPGIVRSIASELCRNGIRINCISPGPIPTPLSVSQIGQFYPGATREKIVEIINGLGELKGANCEEIDVAKAALYLASDEAKYITGHNLVVDGGFTCFKSLSFPAPDEIV